In Halostella salina, a single window of DNA contains:
- a CDS encoding DUF7344 domain-containing protein yields the protein MVETDSPRRITRTAGDGDDIRLNAVFDALADERRRRVLRCLRDDDPPVPVESIARSLRDEVGDDERTLEASLHHRDLPRLDDSGVISYDRETNCVVDCDRIDAVQPYLDTALRMER from the coding sequence ATGGTCGAAACCGACTCACCCCGGCGGATCACCCGAACCGCCGGCGACGGCGACGACATCCGCCTGAACGCCGTGTTCGACGCGCTCGCCGACGAGCGACGGCGACGAGTGCTCCGCTGCCTCCGGGATGACGACCCCCCGGTTCCGGTCGAGTCGATCGCGCGGTCGCTGCGGGACGAGGTCGGGGACGACGAGCGGACGCTGGAAGCCAGCCTGCATCATCGTGACCTCCCGCGGCTCGACGACAGCGGCGTCATCTCGTACGACCGGGAGACGAACTGCGTCGTCGACTGCGACCGGATCGACGCGGTCCAGCCGTATCTCGACACCGCGCTACGGATGGAGCGCTAG
- a CDS encoding RNA 2'-phosphotransferase — protein MNDVRRCPEHGCFAAAECPDCGDAGDHVLDAERRRRLSKFVSGALRHFPEDAGLSLDDAGWTDYDALVAAVTEQYGWADAAALAGVVATDPKRRFERDGDRIRAAYGHSVDVSLEPTDAPVPDELYHGTDPANVDAILSEGLRPMGRQAVHLSGTPDAARSVGERHASDPAVLLVDAAAMAADDHRITKRGRETYTTDGVPPAYLTVR, from the coding sequence GTGAACGACGTGCGCCGCTGTCCGGAACACGGCTGTTTCGCGGCGGCGGAGTGTCCCGACTGCGGCGACGCCGGCGACCACGTGCTCGACGCCGAGCGCCGGCGGCGGCTCTCGAAGTTCGTCAGCGGCGCGCTCAGACACTTTCCGGAGGACGCCGGGCTGTCGCTTGACGACGCCGGCTGGACCGACTACGACGCTCTGGTTGCGGCGGTGACCGAACAGTACGGGTGGGCCGACGCCGCGGCCCTCGCTGGCGTCGTCGCGACGGACCCGAAGAGGCGCTTCGAGCGCGACGGCGACCGGATCCGGGCAGCGTACGGGCATTCGGTCGACGTGTCGCTGGAGCCGACCGACGCGCCGGTGCCGGACGAACTGTACCACGGCACCGACCCGGCGAACGTCGACGCCATCCTCTCCGAGGGGCTACGGCCGATGGGTCGGCAGGCCGTCCACCTTTCCGGGACACCGGACGCAGCGCGGTCGGTCGGCGAGCGGCACGCGTCAGACCCGGCGGTCCTGCTGGTCGACGCCGCGGCGATGGCGGCGGACGACCACCGGATCACGAAGCGCGGACGGGAGACGTACACGACCGACGGCGTGCCGCCGGCGTATCTGACCGTCCGCTAG
- a CDS encoding protein-tyrosine phosphatase family protein, translating into MTRDGPRDESVTVFVRPKGYVADEPVIRRIGDRDCYLGNALAADPDAHDRSFDFVLSTTAEELPLTTHHRPLIDGRGNEWAAFEAAVDTARRLYRRDGSLLVNCKAGVSRSATLIAATLAAEEGREFRDALGVVQDARPYAMPNPALHELAVVYLAARS; encoded by the coding sequence GTGACGCGGGACGGACCCCGAGACGAGTCGGTTACCGTGTTCGTTCGCCCGAAGGGCTACGTGGCCGACGAGCCCGTGATCCGCCGGATCGGCGACCGCGACTGCTACCTCGGCAACGCGCTCGCCGCCGACCCCGACGCGCACGACCGCTCGTTCGACTTCGTCCTCTCGACGACCGCCGAGGAACTGCCGCTCACGACTCACCACCGACCGCTGATCGACGGTCGGGGCAACGAGTGGGCCGCGTTCGAGGCTGCGGTCGACACCGCCCGACGGCTCTACCGCCGGGACGGGTCGCTGCTGGTCAACTGCAAGGCCGGCGTCTCGCGGAGCGCCACGCTCATCGCCGCGACGCTCGCTGCCGAGGAGGGCCGGGAGTTTCGCGACGCGCTCGGGGTCGTGCAGGACGCTCGTCCCTACGCGATGCCGAACCCGGCGCTCCACGAGTTGGCGGTGGTGTATCTGGCGGCGCGGTCGTAA
- a CDS encoding DUF7115 domain-containing protein, with the protein MDVPGIVESTLGDESVAARVSIGGEDELFVTPTRTLIYRADGLLSDETVNEYPHDAERLSLSEGRRKTKIQLEYAIDGEREFTLPSAEADQALHPVLAGVMNASGVTDPGESVNQTFRFSELTLVITSDRLVKHVGEVVWDEDYEEYRFEDVTGLDFEEGSVATQIVLEVNGRPQRIKAPNDSIDEVRQRLVEALCSYYDVASEAALAEALAPDDDAEERAASDEMDFGEGVDPLDADPPSVDEGGQEASSDDGDDAGESARVGTVASSEGTTTADDDDADDEFDEAGFQPADADGDDGDDTETADLAAEIADLRETVETQNELLEQQQATIEQLIEELSRGR; encoded by the coding sequence ATGGACGTTCCCGGTATCGTGGAGTCTACGCTCGGCGACGAGAGCGTCGCCGCCCGGGTGTCGATCGGCGGCGAGGACGAACTGTTCGTGACGCCGACGCGGACGCTTATCTACCGAGCGGACGGGCTCCTGAGCGACGAGACGGTCAACGAGTACCCGCACGACGCCGAGCGGCTGAGCCTCTCGGAGGGTCGCCGGAAGACGAAGATCCAGCTGGAGTACGCCATCGACGGCGAGCGCGAGTTCACGCTTCCGTCGGCGGAGGCCGACCAGGCGCTCCACCCCGTGCTGGCGGGCGTGATGAACGCGAGCGGCGTCACCGACCCCGGGGAGTCGGTGAACCAGACGTTCCGGTTCAGCGAGCTGACGCTCGTGATCACCAGCGACCGCCTCGTCAAGCACGTCGGCGAGGTCGTCTGGGACGAGGACTACGAGGAGTACCGCTTCGAGGACGTGACAGGCCTCGACTTCGAGGAGGGCAGCGTCGCCACCCAGATCGTGCTGGAGGTCAACGGTCGTCCGCAGCGCATCAAGGCACCGAACGACAGCATCGACGAGGTGCGCCAGCGGCTCGTCGAGGCGCTGTGTTCGTACTACGACGTGGCGAGCGAGGCGGCGCTGGCGGAGGCGCTGGCTCCCGACGACGACGCCGAGGAGCGGGCGGCCAGCGACGAGATGGACTTCGGCGAGGGCGTCGACCCGCTCGACGCCGACCCGCCGTCGGTCGACGAGGGGGGCCAGGAGGCGTCGTCCGACGACGGCGACGACGCCGGCGAGTCAGCCCGGGTCGGGACCGTCGCGTCGAGCGAGGGGACTACCACGGCCGACGACGACGACGCGGACGACGAGTTCGACGAGGCGGGGTTCCAGCCGGCCGACGCGGACGGCGATGATGGCGACGACACCGAGACCGCCGACCTCGCCGCGGAGATCGCCGACCTCCGCGAGACCGTCGAGACGCAGAACGAACTGTTGGAACAGCAGCAGGCGACCATCGAACAGCTGATCGAGGAGCTCAGCCGCGGTCGCTGA